Proteins encoded by one window of Streptomyces sp. ALI-76-A:
- a CDS encoding NADH-quinone oxidoreductase subunit M: MSFPLLTATAVLPALGAIATAAVPAARRTAAKWLALLVSLATLVLALVVLVRFDPDGDRYQLTESHAWIADFGVRYELGVDGIGVALVALTALLMPFIILAGWHDADPLETGNKRWRPTQGFFALILAVEAMVIISFEATDVFLFYIFFEAMLIPMYFLIGGFGDRAHQHGEEAASTQRSYAAVKFLLYNLAGGLIMLAAVIGLYVVAGNFSLQEIAEARANGSLDMATNTERWLFLGFFLAFAVKAPLWPLHTWLPNAMGEATAPVAVLITAVVDKVGTFAMLRFCLQLFPEASKWATPVILVLALISIIYGALLAVGQRDIKRLVAYASISHFGFIIMGIFAMTSQGQSGATLYMVNHGISTAALMLVAGFLISRRGSRLIADYGGVQKVAPVLAGTFLIGGLATLSLPGLAPFVSEFLVLVGTFARYPVIGIIATFGIVLAALYTLVLYQRTMTGPVKPEVATMPDLRVRELVVVVPLVVLLIFLGVYPKPVTDIIDPAVKQTMSDVHEKDPQPEVEAAK, translated from the coding sequence ATGTCCTTTCCCCTGCTGACAGCGACGGCGGTGCTCCCGGCCCTCGGGGCCATCGCCACGGCCGCCGTGCCGGCCGCGCGGCGCACCGCCGCCAAATGGCTGGCCCTGCTCGTCTCGCTCGCCACGCTCGTCCTCGCGCTCGTCGTCCTGGTCCGTTTCGACCCGGACGGCGACCGCTACCAGCTCACCGAATCGCACGCCTGGATCGCCGACTTCGGGGTCCGGTACGAGCTGGGTGTGGACGGCATCGGGGTGGCGCTCGTCGCGCTGACGGCCCTGCTGATGCCGTTCATCATCCTCGCGGGCTGGCACGACGCCGACCCGCTGGAGACGGGCAACAAGCGCTGGCGGCCCACTCAGGGCTTCTTCGCGCTGATCCTCGCCGTCGAGGCGATGGTGATCATCTCCTTCGAGGCCACCGACGTCTTCCTCTTCTACATCTTCTTCGAAGCCATGCTGATCCCGATGTACTTCCTCATCGGCGGCTTCGGGGACCGGGCCCACCAGCACGGCGAGGAGGCGGCCTCCACCCAGCGGTCGTACGCGGCGGTGAAGTTCCTGCTCTACAACCTGGCCGGCGGACTGATCATGCTGGCCGCGGTGATCGGGCTCTACGTGGTCGCCGGGAACTTCTCGCTCCAGGAGATCGCCGAGGCCCGTGCCAACGGCTCGCTCGACATGGCGACCAACACCGAACGCTGGCTGTTCCTCGGCTTCTTCCTCGCCTTCGCGGTGAAGGCGCCCCTGTGGCCGCTGCACACCTGGCTGCCCAACGCGATGGGGGAGGCCACCGCCCCGGTCGCCGTCCTCATCACCGCGGTCGTCGACAAGGTCGGCACCTTCGCGATGCTCCGCTTCTGCCTCCAGCTGTTCCCGGAGGCGTCGAAGTGGGCGACGCCCGTCATCCTCGTGCTGGCCCTGATCAGCATCATCTACGGGGCGCTGCTCGCCGTCGGCCAGCGGGACATCAAGCGGCTGGTCGCGTACGCGTCGATCTCGCACTTCGGCTTCATCATCATGGGCATCTTCGCGATGACCAGCCAGGGCCAGTCCGGCGCGACGCTCTACATGGTCAACCACGGGATCTCCACGGCCGCGCTGATGCTGGTGGCCGGCTTCCTGATCTCGCGTCGCGGCTCGCGGCTCATCGCCGACTACGGAGGAGTGCAGAAGGTCGCCCCGGTGCTCGCCGGCACCTTCCTGATCGGCGGCCTGGCGACCCTGTCGCTGCCCGGGCTCGCGCCCTTCGTGAGCGAGTTCCTGGTCCTGGTCGGCACGTTCGCGCGCTACCCGGTGATCGGGATCATCGCCACCTTCGGCATCGTGCTCGCCGCGCTGTACACCCTCGTCCTCTACCAGAGGACGATGACGGGCCCGGTGAAACCCGAGGTCGCCACGATGCCGGATCTCAGGGTGCGGGAACTGGTGGTCGTCGTCCCGCTGGTCGTCCTGCTGATCTTCCTGGGCGTCTACCCGAAGCCCGTCACCGACATCATCGATCCGGCGGTCAAGCAGACCATGTCCGACGTCCATGAGAAGGACCCCCAGCCCGAGGTGGAGGCGGCCAAGTGA
- the nuoN gene encoding NADH-quinone oxidoreductase subunit NuoN → MSATAVHSLWTTAADPISKIDAPKIEYGQLSPTLIVVGAAIIGVLVEAFVPRKSRYYVQLFVSVVALTAGFAAVVALAADGYATTKAGIAAMGAIAVDGPALFLQGTILLASLVGLFTFAERRLDPEAHGNRVDSFAAQAASVPGSDSEKAAVRAGFTTTEVFPLLLFAVAGMLIFPAANDLLTLFVALEVFSLPLYLLCALARRKRLMSQEAAVKYFLLGAFASAFTLFGIALLYGYSGSMSYATIAQVVDGTVTTVDPALAATMGNDALLLIGAAMIIMGLLFKVGAVPFHMWTPDVYQGAPTPVTGFMAAATKVAAFGALLRILYVVLPGLRWDWRPVMWGVAVVTMLGGAIVAITQTDIKRLLAYSSIAHAGFILAGVIATTPDGVSSVLFYLAAYSFVTIGAFAVVTLVRDAGGEATHLSKWAGLGRRSPLVAAVFAVFLLAFAGIPLTSGFAGKFAVFKAAAEGGAAPLVVVGVISSAIAAFFYIRVIVLMFFSEPRPEGPTVAVPSPLTTTAIGVGVAVTLVLGVAPQYFLDLANQAGVFVR, encoded by the coding sequence GTGAGCGCAACAGCCGTCCACAGCCTGTGGACAACCGCGGCCGACCCGATCTCGAAGATCGACGCGCCGAAGATCGAGTACGGACAGTTGTCGCCCACCCTGATCGTCGTCGGCGCGGCGATCATCGGGGTGCTGGTCGAGGCGTTCGTCCCGCGCAAGTCCCGCTACTACGTGCAGCTCTTCGTGTCCGTGGTCGCGCTGACCGCCGGCTTCGCGGCGGTCGTCGCACTCGCCGCCGACGGGTACGCCACGACCAAGGCGGGCATCGCGGCGATGGGCGCGATCGCCGTCGACGGACCGGCCCTGTTCCTGCAGGGCACCATCCTGCTGGCCTCCCTGGTCGGCCTGTTCACCTTCGCCGAACGGCGGCTCGATCCGGAGGCGCACGGCAACCGGGTGGACTCCTTCGCCGCGCAGGCCGCCTCCGTGCCGGGCAGCGACAGCGAGAAGGCCGCGGTGCGGGCCGGGTTCACCACCACCGAGGTGTTCCCGCTGCTGCTGTTCGCCGTCGCCGGCATGCTGATCTTCCCGGCGGCCAACGACCTGTTGACACTGTTCGTCGCGCTGGAGGTCTTCTCCCTCCCGCTCTACCTGCTGTGCGCCCTGGCCCGCCGCAAGCGGCTGATGTCGCAGGAGGCCGCGGTCAAGTACTTCCTGCTCGGCGCGTTCGCGTCGGCGTTCACGCTGTTCGGCATCGCCCTGCTCTACGGCTACTCCGGCTCGATGTCGTACGCCACGATCGCGCAGGTCGTCGACGGCACCGTCACGACCGTCGACCCGGCGCTCGCGGCCACCATGGGCAACGACGCGCTGCTGCTCATCGGCGCCGCGATGATCATCATGGGTCTGCTCTTCAAGGTCGGCGCGGTGCCGTTCCACATGTGGACGCCCGACGTCTACCAGGGCGCGCCGACCCCGGTGACCGGCTTCATGGCGGCGGCGACGAAGGTGGCCGCCTTCGGGGCGCTGCTGAGGATCCTGTACGTCGTGCTGCCGGGCCTGCGCTGGGACTGGCGGCCGGTCATGTGGGGCGTCGCGGTGGTCACCATGCTGGGCGGCGCGATCGTCGCGATCACGCAGACCGACATCAAACGGCTGCTGGCGTACTCGTCGATCGCGCACGCGGGCTTCATCCTCGCGGGTGTCATCGCGACCACGCCGGACGGCGTCTCGTCCGTCCTCTTCTACCTGGCCGCGTACTCGTTCGTGACGATCGGCGCGTTCGCGGTGGTCACGCTGGTGCGGGACGCGGGCGGCGAGGCGACACACCTGTCCAAGTGGGCCGGGCTGGGCCGGCGTTCGCCGCTGGTGGCGGCCGTGTTCGCGGTGTTCCTGCTGGCCTTCGCGGGGATCCCGCTGACCTCCGGGTTCGCCGGCAAGTTCGCCGTGTTCAAGGCGGCGGCGGAGGGCGGCGCGGCCCCCCTGGTCGTGGTCGGTGTGATCTCGTCCGCGATCGCCGCCTTCTTCTACATCCGCGTCATCGTGCTGATGTTCTTCAGCGAGCCGCGGCCCGAGGGGCCGACCGTGGCGGTGCCGTCACCACTGACGACGACGGCGATCGGGGTCGGCGTGGCCGTCACGCTGGTGCTCGGCGTCGCGCCGCAGTACTTCCTGGACCTGGCGAACCAGGCGGGAGTGTTCGTGCGCTGA
- the recQ gene encoding DNA helicase RecQ — protein MGGTVVTTAVHTPTAPGDSEALAALHRVFGYDAFRGEQEAVIEHVVAGGDAVVLMPTGGGKSLCYQIPSLVRPGTGIVVSPLIALMQDQVDALRALGVRAGFMNSTQDFDERRVVEAEYLAGELDLLYLAPERLRLESTLDLLSRGKIAVFAIDEAHCVSQWGHDFRPDYLALSLLGERWPDVPRIALTATATDATHKEITQRLNMPRARHFVASFDRPNIQYRIVPKADPKKQLLAFLREEHAGDAGIVYCLSRKSVDATAEFLSRNGIEAVPYHAGLDAGTRAAHQSRFLREDGLVVVATIAFGMGIDKPDVRFVAHLDLPKSVEGYYQETGRAGRDGLPSTAWMAYGLNDVIQQRKMIQSSEGDEAFRRRAAAHLEAMLALCETAQCRRGQLLAYFGQDPDRAGCGNCDTCLTPPETWDGTVAAQKVLSTVVRLQRERGQKFGAVQIVDILQGKRTAKVIQFDHDQLSVFGIGEELSEGEWRGVVRQLLAQGLLAVEGDYGTLVLTEASGAVLRREREVPLRKEPKKAVTSRSASGSSGSGRGERKAKAAAAAAELPEELVNAFEALRAWRAEQAREQGVPAYVIFHDATLREIATVWPASVEQLGGISGVGEKKLVTYGEGVVAVLAGLGGRPGATATATDAAMATATDAVTSTATPGPAADADPGADHWPEMDAEPEPDDWI, from the coding sequence ATGGGCGGGACGGTTGTGACGACCGCGGTACACACGCCGACGGCACCCGGTGACAGCGAGGCGCTGGCCGCGCTGCACCGGGTCTTCGGCTACGACGCCTTCCGGGGCGAGCAGGAAGCGGTCATCGAGCACGTGGTGGCCGGCGGGGACGCCGTCGTCCTCATGCCCACCGGCGGCGGCAAGTCGCTGTGCTACCAGATCCCGTCCCTGGTCAGACCCGGCACGGGCATCGTGGTCTCGCCGCTCATCGCGCTCATGCAGGACCAGGTGGACGCGCTGCGGGCGCTCGGTGTGCGGGCCGGGTTCATGAACTCCACGCAGGACTTCGACGAGCGGCGGGTGGTGGAGGCCGAGTACCTGGCCGGCGAGCTGGACCTGCTCTACCTGGCGCCGGAGCGGCTGCGTCTGGAGTCCACGCTGGACCTGCTCTCGCGCGGCAAAATCGCGGTCTTCGCGATCGACGAGGCGCACTGCGTGTCCCAGTGGGGTCACGACTTCCGCCCCGACTACCTGGCCCTGTCGCTGCTCGGTGAGCGCTGGCCGGACGTCCCGCGCATCGCCCTGACGGCGACGGCCACGGACGCGACGCACAAGGAGATCACCCAGCGGCTGAACATGCCGCGGGCCCGCCACTTCGTGGCGAGCTTCGACCGGCCCAACATCCAGTACCGGATCGTGCCGAAGGCCGACCCCAAGAAGCAGCTGCTGGCCTTCCTGCGCGAGGAACACGCGGGCGACGCGGGCATCGTGTACTGCCTCTCGCGCAAGTCCGTCGACGCGACGGCCGAGTTCCTGTCCCGCAACGGCATCGAGGCGGTGCCGTACCACGCGGGCCTGGACGCGGGCACCCGTGCGGCCCACCAGTCGCGCTTCCTGCGGGAGGACGGCCTGGTCGTGGTCGCGACCATCGCCTTCGGCATGGGCATCGACAAGCCGGACGTCCGTTTCGTCGCCCACCTGGACCTGCCGAAGTCGGTCGAGGGCTACTACCAGGAGACCGGCCGCGCCGGCCGTGACGGACTGCCGTCGACGGCGTGGATGGCCTACGGCCTCAACGACGTCATACAGCAGCGCAAGATGATCCAGTCGAGCGAGGGCGACGAGGCGTTCCGCCGCCGGGCCGCCGCCCACCTGGAGGCGATGCTCGCGCTGTGCGAGACGGCCCAGTGCCGGCGCGGCCAGCTCCTCGCCTACTTCGGCCAGGACCCGGACCGGGCGGGCTGCGGCAACTGCGACACCTGCCTCACCCCGCCGGAGACCTGGGACGGCACGGTCGCGGCCCAGAAGGTGCTGTCGACGGTGGTACGGCTACAGCGGGAGCGGGGGCAGAAGTTCGGCGCGGTTCAGATCGTCGACATCCTGCAGGGCAAGCGCACGGCCAAGGTCATCCAGTTCGACCACGACCAGCTGTCCGTCTTCGGTATCGGCGAGGAACTCTCCGAGGGCGAATGGCGCGGAGTGGTACGGCAGTTGCTGGCCCAGGGGTTGCTGGCGGTCGAAGGGGACTACGGCACGCTGGTGCTGACCGAGGCGAGCGGTGCGGTGCTGCGGCGGGAGCGCGAGGTGCCGCTGCGCAAGGAACCGAAGAAGGCGGTGACCTCGCGGTCGGCGTCGGGGTCGTCCGGCTCCGGGCGGGGCGAGCGCAAGGCCAAGGCCGCGGCCGCGGCGGCCGAACTGCCCGAGGAACTGGTGAACGCGTTCGAGGCGCTGCGGGCCTGGCGGGCCGAGCAGGCACGGGAGCAGGGCGTTCCGGCCTACGTCATCTTCCACGACGCCACGCTCCGGGAGATCGCCACGGTGTGGCCCGCCTCGGTGGAGCAGCTCGGCGGGATCAGCGGAGTGGGCGAGAAGAAGCTGGTGACGTACGGGGAAGGCGTGGTCGCGGTGCTGGCGGGGCTGGGCGGGCGTCCCGGCGCGACGGCCACGGCCACGGACGCGGCCATGGCCACGGCCACGGACGCGGTGACCTCTACGGCTACCCCCGGCCCGGCGGCCGACGCCGACCCGGGCGCGGACCACTGGCCGGAGATGGACGCGGAGCCTGAGCCGGACGACTGGATATAG
- a CDS encoding LysR family transcriptional regulator yields MDTEAVRSFVRAAELGQLRHAADELGVTQQAVSKRIAALERELGVRLFTRTARGVEPTLDGQAFLPHARAIVTGVDRAVAAIRPGSRALRIDVLGLRSAQAVVLHEYWRSHPETDLDVVTLKVDDPRLAVGAVQAGDVDASFRSVTEPAALPRDVRMIHAFDSPLELLVGPRHPLASARTLTPSRLRRHRIWVPGIAPRSEWADFYDQLATDFGLRVDAAGPNFGNEVLLDVLADSADVATLVGSRDRYIWPTHHDLRRIPIVNPTLAYPLSLLLRRADPHPGLRSVIHHFAGLTPPPEPVWRPTWAPTPGPTDPHTEPTHR; encoded by the coding sequence GTGGATACCGAGGCGGTGCGGTCCTTCGTCCGTGCGGCCGAGCTCGGACAGCTGCGGCACGCGGCCGACGAGCTCGGCGTCACACAGCAGGCCGTGTCGAAGCGGATCGCGGCCCTGGAGCGGGAACTCGGCGTGCGGCTGTTCACCCGCACCGCCCGAGGGGTCGAGCCGACACTCGACGGCCAGGCCTTCCTCCCGCACGCCCGCGCCATCGTCACGGGCGTCGATCGCGCCGTCGCCGCGATCCGACCGGGCTCGCGGGCCCTGCGTATCGACGTGCTCGGTCTGCGGTCCGCGCAGGCCGTCGTCCTGCACGAGTACTGGCGGTCGCATCCCGAAACGGACCTCGACGTGGTGACCCTCAAGGTCGACGACCCGCGTCTGGCGGTCGGCGCCGTCCAGGCGGGCGACGTCGACGCCTCGTTCCGCTCGGTCACCGAACCGGCCGCACTGCCGCGCGACGTGCGGATGATCCACGCGTTCGACTCCCCGCTGGAGCTCCTCGTCGGCCCGAGGCACCCGCTCGCCTCCGCGCGCACGCTCACCCCGTCGCGGTTGCGCCGGCACCGCATCTGGGTCCCGGGCATCGCGCCCCGCAGCGAATGGGCGGACTTCTACGATCAGCTCGCCACCGACTTCGGCCTGCGCGTGGACGCGGCGGGACCGAACTTCGGCAACGAGGTGCTCCTCGACGTGCTCGCGGACTCCGCGGACGTGGCCACCCTCGTGGGCTCCCGCGACCGGTACATCTGGCCGACCCACCACGACCTGCGCCGCATCCCGATCGTGAACCCGACGCTCGCGTATCCGCTCTCGCTCCTCCTCCGCCGAGCCGATCCACACCCAGGGCTCCGGTCCGTCATCCACCACTTCGCCGGCCTGACACCGCCTCCCGAACCGGTCTGGCGCCCCACCTGGGCACCAACACCAGGCCCCACCGACCCACACACCGAACCCACCCACCGCTGA
- a CDS encoding MFS transporter, with the protein MRVRLGRDFGRLWSAYAVSTYGTWIAFGAFPLIAVRVLHASAFAVALLEAAGLAVAAVVAFSLGPWVEHRAKRPVMIATDLVRFAAMASVPVAYVLGVLSYGQLLVVSVVSGTAGTAFTAASGAYLRHLVRGDQLLVAHGRFEGTSWVATAAGPPLGGALVGLVGPVVTVMADALSYLLSALGLLRVRGGDIAVPRDRTTRPRGADLLGGWRFILRDRVLRRLFLNSILVGGLIMATAPLLSVLLLGQYHFPAWQYGLAFGVPALGGFVGARLSARLVTRYGRYRVMTASGWLRSLFPLGLAFVGPGVPGLLTVIVVESLLITCMGVFNPVHATERLRRTPADHTARVLSTWSAAGRLLQAALMVVWGVLATLTSPLAAITLSGVLLLATPLLLPRRTDLSASAPASAMDVRAP; encoded by the coding sequence ATGCGCGTGCGGTTGGGGCGCGATTTCGGCCGGCTGTGGTCGGCCTACGCCGTCAGTACGTACGGCACGTGGATCGCGTTCGGCGCGTTCCCGCTGATCGCGGTCCGGGTGCTGCACGCGTCGGCCTTCGCCGTGGCGCTCCTGGAGGCGGCCGGGCTCGCCGTCGCGGCGGTCGTCGCGTTCTCGCTCGGGCCGTGGGTCGAGCACCGGGCCAAGCGTCCGGTGATGATCGCGACGGACCTGGTCCGGTTCGCCGCGATGGCGAGTGTCCCGGTCGCGTACGTCCTCGGCGTGCTCTCCTACGGCCAGCTGCTGGTCGTCTCGGTGGTCTCCGGGACCGCGGGCACCGCCTTCACCGCCGCGTCCGGCGCGTATCTGAGGCATCTCGTGCGGGGTGATCAACTGCTCGTGGCGCACGGGAGGTTCGAGGGCACGAGCTGGGTGGCGACGGCGGCGGGCCCGCCCCTCGGTGGTGCGCTCGTGGGGCTGGTCGGCCCGGTGGTGACCGTCATGGCCGACGCGCTCAGCTACCTGCTGTCCGCGCTCGGGCTCCTCCGCGTCCGCGGCGGCGACATCGCGGTACCGCGCGACCGGACCACCAGACCGCGCGGAGCCGACCTCCTCGGCGGCTGGCGGTTCATCCTGCGCGACCGCGTACTGAGGCGTCTGTTCCTCAACTCGATCCTGGTCGGCGGCCTCATCATGGCCACCGCCCCGCTCCTGTCCGTCCTCCTGCTGGGGCAGTACCACTTCCCGGCCTGGCAGTACGGTCTCGCCTTCGGCGTCCCGGCACTCGGCGGCTTCGTCGGAGCGCGCCTCTCCGCGCGCCTCGTGACCCGCTACGGCCGGTACCGGGTCATGACGGCCTCCGGTTGGCTGCGCTCACTCTTCCCGCTCGGTCTCGCGTTCGTCGGCCCCGGCGTCCCCGGGCTTCTCACCGTGATCGTCGTCGAGAGCCTGCTGATCACCTGTATGGGCGTCTTCAACCCGGTCCACGCGACGGAACGCCTGCGACGGACGCCCGCGGATCACACGGCCCGGGTCCTCAGTACCTGGAGCGCGGCCGGCAGACTCCTCCAGGCCGCCCTGATGGTGGTCTGGGGCGTTCTCGCCACCCTCACCAGCCCGCTCGCCGCGATCACCCTGTCCGGCGTTCTCCTGCTCGCCACCCCGCTCCTGCTGCCCCGGCGGACGGATCTGTCGGCCTCCGCGCCCGCGTCGGCGATGGACGTCCGGGCGCCATGA
- a CDS encoding M56 family metallopeptidase has product MTFCLLLLSVVAVTAAVPVPRALTRAGWPERDPVVGLWVWQCLVATVLLCCLTALVLGAAAVFHTVRDRVFAPAPPAVTAAYDLSAAPAWAVALTLLLACGAAWTTAMLARELAEARRRRVRARAHLRERAPDLPAGLSAARGPLLVLEDEYPDAWWMPGSPPQLIVTTGALHRLTDHQLDAVLTHERGHARARHDWLLHLSTALATGFPRVPLFAHFCDQTHRLVELAADDTASRRCGHLTTALALIELNQHRGVLSCASTHRLLGERVDRLLEPRPRLGRRHRALTTTAAALVPLLPLLITFAPGLTALT; this is encoded by the coding sequence ATGACCTTCTGCCTGCTCCTGCTGAGCGTCGTCGCCGTGACGGCCGCCGTGCCGGTCCCCCGCGCGCTGACCCGGGCCGGGTGGCCCGAACGGGACCCGGTGGTCGGGCTGTGGGTGTGGCAGTGCCTGGTCGCCACGGTCCTGCTGTGCTGTCTGACCGCCCTGGTGCTGGGTGCTGCGGCCGTCTTCCACACGGTCCGCGACCGGGTCTTCGCCCCGGCACCGCCCGCCGTGACGGCGGCGTACGACCTCTCCGCGGCCCCGGCCTGGGCGGTCGCCCTCACGCTGCTGCTGGCGTGCGGGGCGGCCTGGACGACCGCGATGCTGGCCCGGGAGCTCGCCGAGGCGCGCCGGCGCCGCGTCCGGGCCCGCGCCCACCTGCGCGAACGCGCCCCCGACCTGCCGGCCGGCCTGTCCGCCGCGCGCGGCCCCCTCCTGGTGCTCGAGGACGAGTACCCGGACGCCTGGTGGATGCCGGGCAGCCCGCCCCAGCTGATCGTCACGACCGGCGCCCTGCACCGTCTCACCGACCACCAGCTCGACGCGGTCCTCACCCACGAACGCGGCCACGCCCGTGCCCGTCACGACTGGCTGCTCCACCTCTCCACCGCGCTGGCCACCGGCTTCCCCCGGGTCCCGCTCTTCGCCCACTTCTGCGACCAGACCCACCGCCTGGTCGAACTCGCCGCCGACGACACGGCCTCCCGCCGCTGCGGCCACCTCACCACCGCCCTGGCGCTGATCGAGCTCAACCAGCACCGGGGCGTCCTGTCCTGCGCCTCCACCCACCGCCTCCTCGGCGAACGCGTCGACCGTCTCCTGGAACCCCGGCCCAGGCTCGGCCGCAGGCACCGCGCCCTGACGACGACCGCGGCGGCGCTGGTCCCCCTCCTGCCCCTGCTGATCACCTTCGCCCCGGGCCTGACGGCGCTGACGTAG
- the fahA gene encoding fumarylacetoacetase, giving the protein MPPFDIPEGDPFGPHNLPYGVFSLPGATDRTVGIRLGDHVLDAGAAAAALGSPYVSLLARPSLNPLLAAGRTAWSDVRRALTAWVTVPSHQEAIERFFHPLSSVTLHLPFDVADYVDFYASENHARNVGRIFRPDAADSLTPNWKHLPIGYHGRSGTVVVSGTDVVRPSGQRKAPSEAAPVFGPSIRLDIEAEVGFVVGVPSRTGRPVPLADFREHVFGLCLLNDWSARDIQAWEYVPLGPFLGKSFATSVSAWITPLDALEEARVAPPERTHTLLEYLDDSDEEPGGYDLSLSVAVNGHVVSEPPFSTMYWTAAQQLAHMTVNGAGLRTGDLYGSGTVSGPTERERGSLLELTWNGTEPLELPDGKRTFLEDGDVVTLSAWAPGPHGMRVGLGEVGGRVVPTV; this is encoded by the coding sequence ATGCCCCCCTTCGATATTCCCGAGGGCGACCCCTTCGGCCCGCACAACCTTCCGTACGGTGTCTTCTCCCTTCCCGGCGCGACGGACCGGACCGTAGGCATCCGGTTGGGTGACCACGTGCTCGACGCGGGCGCGGCGGCCGCCGCCCTCGGCTCCCCCTACGTCTCCCTGCTCGCGCGCCCCTCGCTGAACCCGCTGCTCGCCGCGGGCCGCACCGCTTGGTCCGACGTGCGGCGCGCGCTGACGGCGTGGGTGACGGTCCCGTCCCACCAGGAGGCGATCGAGCGGTTCTTCCATCCGCTGTCCTCCGTCACCCTGCACCTCCCCTTCGACGTCGCGGACTACGTCGACTTCTACGCCTCCGAGAACCACGCCCGGAACGTCGGCCGGATCTTCCGTCCCGACGCCGCCGACTCCCTGACCCCCAACTGGAAGCACCTGCCGATCGGTTACCACGGCCGCTCCGGCACGGTCGTGGTCTCCGGCACCGACGTCGTACGGCCGTCGGGCCAGCGCAAGGCGCCCTCCGAGGCGGCGCCCGTGTTCGGCCCGTCGATCCGCCTGGACATCGAGGCGGAGGTCGGCTTCGTGGTCGGGGTGCCGTCGCGGACCGGCCGCCCGGTGCCCCTCGCCGACTTCCGCGAGCACGTCTTCGGCCTGTGCCTGCTCAACGACTGGTCGGCGCGCGACATCCAGGCCTGGGAGTACGTCCCGCTCGGCCCGTTCCTCGGCAAGTCCTTCGCCACCTCGGTGTCGGCGTGGATCACCCCGCTGGACGCCCTGGAGGAGGCGCGGGTGGCTCCGCCGGAGCGCACTCACACGCTGCTGGAGTACCTGGACGACTCCGACGAGGAGCCCGGCGGCTACGACCTGAGCCTCTCGGTCGCCGTCAACGGGCACGTCGTGTCGGAGCCCCCCTTCTCCACCATGTACTGGACCGCCGCCCAGCAACTGGCCCACATGACCGTCAACGGCGCCGGCCTGCGCACGGGCGACCTGTACGGGTCCGGCACGGTGAGCGGACCCACCGAGCGGGAACGGGGGTCCCTGCTGGAGCTGACCTGGAACGGCACCGAGCCGCTGGAACTCCCCGACGGCAAGCGGACGTTCCTGGAGGACGGCGACGTGGTGACCCTGTCGGCGTGGGCACCCGGGCCGCACGGGATGCGGGTGGGGCTGGGCGAGGTCGGCGGGCGGGTCGTGCCGACCGTCTGA
- a CDS encoding arabinogalactan endo-1,4-beta-galactosidase has product MRRRSVLTAAGAAALAVPVLGAAPAVAGTGTASHRGRLEIRGVDISSLPKNEDKGAVYRRADGRRDDPVRILAASGVTHARLKVWVDPADGYNDKAHVLALARRLKRAGIGIWVDFHYSDTWADPAHQTKPAAWADLDVAGLTRAVYDHTADVLGALRRQGTPAGLVQIGNELNGGMLWPEGDWEHWANLAAFLKAGLRAARDTTPRIRTILHLANGGDNGLYRWWFDNAVSHGVDFDIIGLSYYPFWHGPVEQAAANMADITARYGKPCVIAETAYPFTLKSEDDVNDIMNDPAQLTEGFPATPEGQAAWLRAAADLAAAVPGGQGLGYCYWEGVWTYRAGSGWNPQDPASGNAWENLALFDFEDRALPGLRTLGRYRA; this is encoded by the coding sequence ATGCGTAGACGCAGTGTTCTGACCGCCGCCGGAGCCGCCGCGCTGGCCGTTCCCGTACTGGGCGCGGCCCCCGCCGTCGCCGGTACCGGAACCGCGAGCCACCGCGGCCGGCTGGAGATCCGCGGCGTGGACATCTCCTCGCTGCCGAAGAACGAGGACAAGGGCGCCGTCTACCGCCGTGCCGACGGCCGCCGCGACGACCCGGTCCGCATCCTCGCCGCCTCGGGCGTCACCCACGCCCGGCTGAAGGTGTGGGTCGACCCGGCCGACGGCTACAACGACAAGGCGCACGTCCTCGCCCTGGCCCGGCGCCTGAAGCGGGCCGGCATCGGCATCTGGGTCGACTTCCACTACTCCGACACCTGGGCCGACCCGGCGCACCAGACCAAGCCGGCCGCCTGGGCGGACCTGGACGTCGCCGGCCTGACCCGGGCGGTCTACGACCACACCGCCGACGTCCTCGGCGCGCTGCGGCGGCAGGGCACCCCGGCCGGCCTGGTGCAGATCGGCAACGAGCTGAACGGCGGCATGCTCTGGCCCGAGGGCGACTGGGAGCACTGGGCCAACCTCGCCGCGTTCCTCAAGGCCGGCCTGCGCGCGGCCCGCGACACCACCCCGCGCATCCGTACGATCCTGCACCTGGCCAACGGCGGCGACAACGGGCTGTACCGCTGGTGGTTCGACAACGCGGTGTCCCACGGCGTCGACTTCGACATCATCGGGCTCTCCTACTACCCCTTCTGGCACGGGCCGGTGGAGCAGGCCGCCGCCAACATGGCGGACATCACGGCCCGTTACGGCAAGCCGTGTGTGATCGCGGAGACCGCGTACCCGTTCACTCTGAAGAGCGAGGACGACGTCAACGACATCATGAACGACCCCGCGCAACTCACCGAGGGCTTCCCCGCCACGCCCGAGGGCCAGGCGGCCTGGCTGCGCGCCGCGGCCGACCTCGCCGCCGCCGTCCCCGGCGGACAGGGCCTCGGCTACTGCTACTGGGAGGGCGTGTGGACCTACCGCGCCGGCAGCGGCTGGAACCCCCAGGACCCGGCGTCCGGCAACGCGTGGGAGAACCTCGCGCTGTTCGACTTCGAGGACAGGGCACTGCCCGGGCTGAGGACGCTGGGGCGCTACCGGGCGTAG